In Candidatus Desulfofervidus auxilii, one genomic interval encodes:
- a CDS encoding lactate racemase domain-containing protein, translated as MKNEYKNITLPSGSWCGDREINIYFPKNWEINVFGPKSFKKLTDEDIITRLNNPIKCPSLFEILSNQKKIAIIVDDITRPTPVSKILSILLTIIKNQGINNSNIKIIIATGTHKIAKNSTFFNKLDKKILNEIKVIIHHCKKDLKFIGYSKNKIPIYINKYAAEADVKISIGGVYPHDDVGFSGGAKILIGVLGLKSISLLHRNFPEVERGRMVELPFRHELESIASKVGLDFSINVVIGAKKEIIELFTGHYYYAFRKAAQFVKNNFGTEIVPKADIVISNAYPLDTSGIVIGKSLWPFRYYKNSNVKIIIAALCEGFGTRYFACISTKEKFLYYLKKITMASYLRNKWKEYKTLQKIISNPDFKWKLNYVIFVPFIQNKVKLKKVWNNKFIFYSWDNLLKELKSKFSQKQVVKVVVYPCSPLQFPLFSNF; from the coding sequence ATGAAAAACGAATATAAAAATATCACCTTACCATCAGGGTCATGGTGTGGAGACCGTGAAATTAATATTTATTTTCCAAAAAACTGGGAAATCAACGTTTTTGGGCCTAAATCATTTAAAAAATTAACTGATGAGGATATTATTACTCGTTTAAATAACCCTATAAAATGCCCTTCCCTTTTTGAAATACTTTCAAATCAAAAAAAAATAGCAATTATAGTAGATGACATAACAAGACCAACGCCAGTATCAAAAATTCTTTCTATTTTATTAACAATAATTAAAAATCAAGGAATCAATAATTCTAATATTAAAATTATAATTGCAACAGGTACACATAAGATAGCTAAAAATTCTACATTCTTTAATAAACTAGATAAAAAAATTCTTAACGAAATAAAAGTTATAATACATCATTGCAAAAAAGATTTAAAATTCATTGGTTATTCGAAAAATAAAATTCCTATATATATTAATAAATACGCTGCAGAAGCTGATGTAAAAATAAGTATTGGAGGGGTTTACCCTCATGATGACGTAGGTTTTAGTGGAGGAGCAAAAATATTAATTGGCGTACTTGGACTTAAATCTATAAGTTTATTACATAGAAATTTTCCTGAGGTGGAACGAGGGAGAATGGTAGAACTGCCATTTAGACATGAATTAGAAAGTATCGCAAGCAAAGTTGGTCTTGATTTTAGTATAAATGTAGTTATCGGTGCCAAAAAAGAAATCATAGAACTCTTTACTGGTCACTATTACTATGCATTTAGAAAAGCGGCACAATTTGTTAAAAATAATTTTGGAACTGAAATAGTGCCTAAAGCTGATATAGTAATTTCTAATGCTTATCCTTTAGATACTTCAGGTATTGTTATTGGAAAAAGTTTATGGCCATTTCGTTATTATAAAAATTCAAATGTTAAAATCATTATAGCAGCACTTTGTGAAGGATTTGGTACGCGTTACTTTGCTTGTATATCCACAAAGGAAAAATTTCTCTATTATCTTAAAAAAATAACAATGGCATCTTATCTTAGGAATAAATGGAAAGAATACAAAACTTTACAAAAAATTATTTCTAATCCTGATTTTAAATGGAAATTAAATTATGTTATTTTTGTGCCTTTCATTCAAAATAAAGTAAAATTAAAAAAAGTATGGAATAATAAATTCATATTTTATTCCTGGGATAACCTATTAAAAGAACTTAAATCTAAATTTTCACAAAAACAAGTTGTTAAAGTAGTAGTTTATCCATGTTCTCCCTTACAATTCCCTCTTTTCTCAAACTTCTAA
- a CDS encoding glycosyltransferase, giving the protein MEAMASKVPVVCTNVGGIPEVIEDGINGFLVPVANSSTLAEKIIYLLKNKTLSNNFTLYGYHKIKQRFSLQSMLDKYAEIYSDLMTMN; this is encoded by the coding sequence ATTGAAGCCATGGCTAGCAAAGTGCCTGTTGTTTGTACTAATGTAGGAGGTATTCCTGAAGTAATTGAGGATGGTATAAATGGTTTCCTTGTTCCTGTTGCTAACTCAAGTACATTAGCTGAAAAAATAATATATCTTTTAAAAAACAAAACACTATCAAACAACTTTACCCTTTATGGCTACCACAAAATTAAACAGCGATTTAGTTTACAATCCATGCTTGATAAATATGCAGAAATTTACTCAGACTTAATGACCATGAACTAA
- a CDS encoding UDP-N-acetyl glucosamine 2-epimerase — translation MKIVSVVGARPNFMKVAPIIRAIEKYNESYYQSPITNHYSLNPIHHILAHTGQHYDNHMSDAFFKDLGLPKPDIYLGIGSASHAVQTAEIMKRFEQILLKEKPNIVIVVGDVNSTLACALVASKIEYPTSNLQLVTCNLKQRKPLIAHVEAGLRSFDRSMPEEINRILTDHISDFLFVTEPSGIENLKNEGFKNFLDCQSLTTNHQSPITNYQLPLVAYVGNTMIDTLLKHRQKAQKSDILYRLGLIKDFSTDNGQPTTDYCVLTLHRPSNVDNKETFLNIIEALKEISKHIPIIFPAHPRTQTRIKQFRLEQYFKRFSTSNLQLATCNSGIYCIEPLGYLDFLCLMSNAKIVLTDSGGIQEETTILGIPCVTIRKNTERPITVKMGTNIIAGTKKENIVNATFSQLNKRNNATNPIPLWDGQAAKRIVKILVENYQHSYV, via the coding sequence ATGAAAATAGTTAGCGTTGTAGGTGCAAGGCCAAATTTCATGAAGGTAGCTCCAATTATCAGAGCCATTGAAAAGTATAATGAATCTTATTACCAGTCACCAATCACTAATCACTATTCACTAAACCCTATTCACCACATCCTTGCCCACACAGGCCAGCACTATGATAACCACATGTCCGATGCCTTCTTTAAAGACCTAGGGCTTCCAAAGCCTGATATTTATTTAGGTATAGGCTCAGCTTCTCACGCAGTTCAAACGGCCGAAATTATGAAACGATTTGAACAAATTTTATTAAAAGAAAAGCCAAATATAGTGATTGTAGTAGGTGATGTAAACTCTACCCTTGCCTGTGCCCTCGTTGCCTCCAAAATCGAATATCCAACTTCTAACTTGCAACTTGTAACTTGCAACTTAAAGCAGCGGAAGCCGCTGATTGCCCACGTAGAAGCCGGCCTCCGTTCCTTTGACCGTTCTATGCCTGAAGAGATTAATCGCATATTAACCGACCATATTTCCGATTTTCTTTTTGTCACAGAACCTAGTGGAATAGAAAACCTTAAAAATGAAGGCTTTAAAAACTTTCTTGATTGCCAATCACTAACTACTAATCACCAATCACCAATTACCAATTACCAACTGCCACTTGTAGCATATGTCGGCAACACCATGATAGATACTCTTCTCAAGCATCGCCAAAAAGCCCAAAAATCAGATATTCTTTATCGTCTCGGCCTAATAAAGGATTTTTCAACTGACAACGGTCAACCGACTACTGACTACTGTGTGTTAACGCTTCACCGCCCTTCAAATGTTGATAATAAAGAAACCTTCTTAAATATAATTGAAGCCCTAAAAGAAATTTCAAAACATATCCCTATCATATTTCCAGCCCATCCCCGCACTCAAACCCGTATCAAACAATTCAGACTTGAACAATATTTTAAAAGATTTTCAACTTCAAACTTGCAACTTGCAACTTGCAACTCTGGTATTTACTGCATAGAACCTCTCGGTTATCTTGACTTTCTTTGTCTTATGTCAAACGCAAAAATTGTCTTAACAGACTCTGGAGGCATTCAAGAAGAAACCACTATTTTAGGTATTCCCTGTGTAACCATTAGAAAAAATACCGAACGCCCAATTACTGTAAAAATGGGCACAAATATTATTGCTGGAACTAAAAAAGAAAACATTGTCAATGCTACGTTTTCGCAACTCAATAAACGCAATAACGCAACAAACCCAATCCCCCTTTGGGACGGCCAAGCCGCTAAACGCATCGTAAAAATTCTGGTAGAAAATTATCAACATTCTTACGTGTAA
- a CDS encoding glycosyltransferase, which yields MKKILIISYYYPPLNDVGGLRALAFSKYLPEFGWQPYVLSVKNPDKGWCTLGNSKPPDRVKVYYTWSLINLTRATGKLNGLLAKILHPFGINLNKPLIRDLFCIPDQFIGWIPLTFIKALNLIRKNNIDIIYVSCKPFSSAIIGALLKYVTKKPLVLDFRDPVSPLFSRHDGCYKHLPTFQLTKRMEEIILQNTDKFIVVTKETKELYLSNFPVLNNKIHVIYNGFMEEYFSLNPEPFEKFTIVYSGNFYAGIIPPDPFFKALQVIINENNSLKDEIQFLYVGKNADWLKTMVKKYNLHDVVKVTGYVSRPKSIEYIFKSSILLLRIVPAMISTKLFEGLAAGLPILALINKGEVEQIIKTYSKTPYYIVKPDDILGIAQAIKDAYKKWQNGKLEKKKNPAFYRDFSKKNLTAKFVEILNKLSG from the coding sequence ATGAAAAAAATCCTCATAATTTCTTACTACTATCCACCTCTAAATGATGTAGGGGGATTGCGGGCACTTGCCTTTTCAAAATACCTGCCTGAATTTGGCTGGCAGCCTTATGTACTTTCTGTAAAAAATCCAGATAAAGGCTGGTGCACTTTAGGAAATAGCAAACCACCTGATAGAGTAAAAGTATATTATACTTGGTCACTTATTAATCTAACACGGGCTACAGGCAAACTGAATGGTCTTTTGGCTAAAATTTTACATCCTTTTGGTATAAATTTAAACAAACCACTTATAAGAGACCTTTTTTGTATTCCTGACCAATTTATCGGTTGGATTCCATTAACTTTTATTAAAGCCCTAAATTTAATAAGAAAGAATAATATTGACATAATCTACGTCTCATGTAAACCATTCAGTTCTGCCATTATTGGAGCTTTACTTAAATATGTAACAAAAAAGCCTTTAGTGCTAGATTTTCGAGATCCTGTTTCTCCCTTATTTTCACGCCATGATGGTTGTTACAAACATTTACCAACCTTTCAATTGACAAAAAGGATGGAAGAAATAATCCTCCAAAACACAGATAAATTTATTGTAGTAACAAAAGAAACAAAGGAATTATATCTATCCAATTTCCCAGTTCTGAATAACAAAATACATGTAATCTATAATGGTTTCATGGAAGAATATTTTTCTTTAAATCCTGAGCCTTTTGAAAAATTTACTATTGTTTATAGTGGAAATTTTTATGCTGGAATAATTCCACCAGACCCATTTTTTAAAGCACTTCAAGTAATTATTAATGAAAATAATTCTTTAAAAGATGAAATTCAATTTCTATACGTTGGTAAAAATGCTGATTGGCTAAAAACAATGGTAAAAAAATATAATCTTCATGATGTTGTAAAAGTAACAGGTTATGTCTCTCGCCCAAAATCCATAGAATATATCTTTAAATCCTCAATATTACTTTTAAGGATAGTCCCAGCCATGATTAGCACAAAGCTTTTTGAAGGCCTAGCTGCGGGTTTACCTATTTTAGCCCTTATAAACAAAGGAGAAGTAGAACAAATTATAAAAACATATTCAAAAACTCCATATTATATAGTTAAGCCAGATGATATTTTAGGTATTGCACAAGCCATAAAAGATGCCTATAAAAAATGGCAAAATGGGAAATTAGAAAAAAAGAAAAACCCTGCATTTTACCGTGACTTTAGCAAAAAAAATTTAACTGCCAAATTTGTTGAAATTTTAAACAAACTTTCAGGATAG